The region GACCTGAGGAGTCAGGTCGCTTGGTTTTACGGGCAGGGAGGAGAGGTTTGTAATGTCTAAGCGTTATCGTGCCACCCGCGAATAGCGTTAACAATTTACTGGCTGGGTGTATTCGTTAATTTCAACGTAAGCAGATGGCTGCACTTCGATGTTAGACCTCCACTGGTCATACCACCAAAATTTCCCTTTCTGTGAAGGCGTTATCCGTTTTTTCTATCAATCACGGGCAAAATATCGACGCAACAAGTCTGTATTTTGCCCAGGAAGTGGCATTATGTGCAGTTCGTGATAACAGGGACTGATGCTATCCGGTCAGGCAAGGATTAACGACGTTCCACCGGGAGAGAGACCGTGGAAGCAGGTAATACCCTGGGAGTCATTTCCCGCTATCTGAAGAAATTGCATGTGCTGACGCTGTGTGTCAGCGACGATGACGATTTATGGTGCGCTAACTGCTTTTATGTGTTTGATGATGAAAAGATCGCCTTTTATCTGATGACGGAACCGGATACGAGGCATGGCGAGATTATGCGGCGGTGCCCGCAGGTGGCGGGCACGGTCAATGGTCAGCCGAAGAGCGTGCTGCTGATTAAAGGCGTACAGTTTCTGGGCGAGATCAGCCGGCTGATCGGTGATGAAGAAGTGCAGGCGCGCAGCCGCTATAACGTTCGCTTTCCGATTGCCCGCAGCAGCGGCGCGCCGGTCTGGAAGCTGTCGCTGAATGAAATGAAGATGACCGATAACGCGCTGGGGTTCGGGAAAAAGCACCTGTGGCGTCGTGATACGGTGGCTGAACCCATGTAACCGATGCCGATTTTTCTGGTGTCGGCTTCCGTGTGTCGGTTTTCCATATAGCGGTATCCGCGTGGTGCGATGCCTACGCCACGCGGTTTGTCTGCCTTTGTCGTCGGCTCAGCGCAGATGATGAATCACCTGATTGCGGCTGCCTCGCCACACCAGCGTTAAATCCCGTTGTTCCTGCACGAACCGGCCATCCACCAGCACGTTGATCAGATCCACCACCTCACGCTGTTCCGGCGTCAGCTCATCCAGTCGGTAGCCGGTCCACATCCAGATGTCTTTGCCGGGACATTCGTCATGCACCCGCTTCACCAGCCGCAGGATCTCGGGCACGTTTTGCGGGTGCAGCGGGTCGCCGCCCGACAGCGACAGGCCTTGCAACGGCAGGTCGGCGTTTTGCAGATCGGCGATGATGCGATCTTCCATATCCTGTGTGAAAGGGTGCCCGGAGTTCAGTCGCCAGGTGCTCTGGTTGTAGCAGCCGGGGCACTGGTGCTCGCAGCCTGCCACAAACAGCGAACAGCGCGTTCCCGGACCGTTGACCACATCCACCGGGTAGTATTGATGGTAGTTCATAGCGATTACCGTCCAAAAGGCCGCCCTCCGGGCGGCATCAGCCTAACGCCGCAGTCGTGCATGAGGCCGCGCGCCCAGTGGGAGCGCGGCGCAGACTGTCAGCCCAGTTGTCCGCTGGCAAGGTGTTTTACCCGGCGTTTGACCTCTTCCTGCTTGCCGGCGTTGAACGGACGCGCATCCGGGCTGCCCAGGTAGCCGCACACCCGCCGCGTCACCGAGACGCGCGAGGAGTCGTGGTTACCGCACTGCGGGCAGGTAAAGCCTTTGCTGGTGCAGTCGAACTCGCCGTTAAAGCCGCACTCGTAGCACTCGTCGATCGGCGTGTTGGTGCCGTAATAGGGGACTCGGGTGTAGCTGTAGTCCCATACGTCTTCCAGCGCCCTGAGGTTGTGCTGCAGGTTGGGATACTCGCCGTAACAGATAAAACCGCCATTCGCCAGCGGCGGATAAGGGGCCTCAAAGTCGATCTTCTGGTACGGATTGACCTTTTTCTCCACGTCGAGATGGAAGCTGTTGGTGTAGTAGCCTTTGTCGGTGACGCCGGGCACTACGCCGAATTCAGCGGTATCCAGACGGCAGAAGCGGTCGCACAGGTTTTCGCTTGGCGTACTGTACAGGCTGAAACCGTAACCGGTCTCTTCCTTCCAGCTTTCGGTCGCGGCTTTCAAGCGGGCGACAATCGCCACCGCTTTCTGCCGCAGGGTCTCATCATCGAACACATGAACCTGATTGCTGAACAAGGCGTTGATGGTTTCGTGAACCCCGATATAGCCCAGCGAAATGGAGGCGCGGCCGTTCTTGAAAATCTCGGCGATATTGTCGTCCGCCTTCAGGCGTACTCCGCATGCCCCTTCCATATAAAGTATAGGCGCTACGCGGGCTTTTACATTTTCCA is a window of Dickeya solani IPO 2222 DNA encoding:
- a CDS encoding YhbP family protein; the encoded protein is MEAGNTLGVISRYLKKLHVLTLCVSDDDDLWCANCFYVFDDEKIAFYLMTEPDTRHGEIMRRCPQVAGTVNGQPKSVLLIKGVQFLGEISRLIGDEEVQARSRYNVRFPIARSSGAPVWKLSLNEMKMTDNALGFGKKHLWRRDTVAEPM
- the nrdG gene encoding anaerobic ribonucleoside-triphosphate reductase-activating protein → MNYHQYYPVDVVNGPGTRCSLFVAGCEHQCPGCYNQSTWRLNSGHPFTQDMEDRIIADLQNADLPLQGLSLSGGDPLHPQNVPEILRLVKRVHDECPGKDIWMWTGYRLDELTPEQREVVDLINVLVDGRFVQEQRDLTLVWRGSRNQVIHHLR